The following are from one region of the Trichoplusia ni isolate ovarian cell line Hi5 chromosome 1, tn1, whole genome shotgun sequence genome:
- the LOC113500234 gene encoding uncharacterized protein LOC113500234 translates to MQCGFNEEERKYKMFPSLCAMGAFSTCFKTKYVPTPLKFCVNNQLHPTRRLYGESCPVFCPNHYRPVCGASTLRSYIYKTFNNGCYFDMLNCRGDSDTSSYIEVPLEFCQRHLMKNIFKEQVVVSGLNDYRDYHEY, encoded by the exons ATGCAATGTGGCTTCAATGaggaagaaagaaaatataaaatgtttccAAGTCTATGTGCCATGGGAGCGTTTTCTACGTGCTTCAAAActa AATATGTACCAACACCATTGAAATTCTGCGTCAACAACCAATTGCATCCCACAAGGAGGTTATATGGTGAATCCTGTCCGGTATTCTGCCCTAACCACTACCGCCCTGTGTGCGGGGCTTCAACACTGAGGTCCTATATATACAAGACCTTCAATAATGGCTGCTACTTCGATATGCTGAACTGCAGAGGCGATTCTGATACCAGTA gCTACATCGAAGTGCCACTGGAGTTCTGCCAGAGACATCTCATGaagaatattttcaaagaacaagTCGTCGTATCTGGACTCAACGACTATAGAGATTATcacgaatattaa